A stretch of the Erwinia pyrifoliae DSM 12163 genome encodes the following:
- a CDS encoding transposase has protein sequence MPLLLAADICRSIGVSREQLRLRIRWCSDSFAFRGDNGEKLRVTFAQDCCDRVNGQRLPVVMIKRRCRMAVQNLVMAFSDYNVHYSHSALVIMLATRIDTQEIIAHRQERKSV, from the coding sequence GTGCCCTTGTTGCTGGCGGCCGACATCTGCAGAAGTATTGGCGTGTCTCGTGAGCAACTGAGACTCAGGATCCGTTGGTGTTCAGACAGCTTTGCGTTCCGCGGTGATAACGGAGAAAAACTGCGCGTGACGTTCGCGCAGGACTGCTGTGACCGGGTGAACGGACAGCGATTACCGGTGGTGATGATAAAGAGACGGTGCAGGATGGCGGTGCAGAATCTGGTGATGGCGTTCAGCGATTACAACGTACATTACTCGCACAGCGCGCTGGTGATAATGCTCGCCACGAGAATAGATACGCAGGAAATTATCGCGCACCGGCAAGAGAGAAAAAGCGTCTGA
- a CDS encoding IS256 family transposase → MDEKKLKALAAELAKGLKTEAXLNAFSRMLTKLTVETALNAELTEHPGHEKNAPKAGSNTRNGYSSKTVLCDDGEIELSTPRDRENTXQPQLIKKSQTRITQMDSQILSLYAKGMTTREIVAATFREMYDADVSPTLISKVTDAVKEQVAEWQTRPLDALYPIVYLDCIVVKVRHGGSVINKAVFLALGINTEGQKELLGMWLAENEGAKFWLSVLTELKXRGLQDILIACVDGLKGFPDAINSVYPQTNIQLCIIHMVRNSLKYVSWKDYKAVTGGLKXVYQAPTEEAALMALDKFAGIWDEKYPQISKSWRAHWENINTFFGYPADIRKAIYTTNAIESLNSVIRAAIKKRKVFPTDDSVRKVIYLAIXDASKKWNMPIQNWRLAISRFIIEFGDRLSDHX, encoded by the coding sequence ATGGACGAAAAGAAACTCAAGGCCCTTGCGGCTGAACTGGCTAAAGGCCTTAAAACCGAAGCCGANCTCAATGCGTTTTCCCGCATGCTGACGAAACTAACCGTCGAAACAGCACTGAATGCTGAACTGACAGAGCACCCCGGGCACGAGAAAAATGCTCCCAAAGCAGGCTCGAATACCCGAAACGGCTACTCATCAAAAACGGTGCTGTGCGACGACGGCGAGATTGAACTCAGCACGCCCCGTGACCGTGAAAACACCTNTCAGCCTCAGTTGATAAAGAAAAGCCAGACGCGTATCACGCAGATGGACAGCCAGATTTTATCTCTGTACGCCAAAGGAATGACCACGCGGGAAATCGTCGCCGCCACGTTCAGGGAAATGTACGATGCTGACGTGTCGCCCACGCTGATATCCAAAGTCACCGACGCGGTCAAAGAGCAGGTCGCAGAGTGGCAAACCCGGCCTCTGGATGCGCTGTATCCCATCGTTTATCTTGACTGTATTGTGGTCAAGGTTCGTCACGGTGGCAGCGTGATTAACAAAGCCGTCTTCCTTGCTCTGGGCATTAATACCGAAGGCCAGAAAGAGCTGTTGGGCATGTGGCTGGCAGAAAACGAAGGCGCGAAGTTCTGGCTCAGCGTGCTGACAGAGCTTAAAAANCGGGGCCTTCAGGACATCCTGATTGCCTGTGTGGACGGACTGAAGGGCTTCCCGGATGCGATAAACAGCGTTTATCCTCAGACAAATATCCAGCTGTGTATTATTCATATGGTGCGCAACAGCCTGAAATACGTGTCGTGGAAGGACTACAAAGCCGTCACCGGCGGGCTGAAAANGGTGTATCAGGCTCCGACAGAAGAGGCGGCGCTGATGGCGCTGGATAAGTTTGCNGGCATCTGGGACGAGAAATACCCGCAAATCAGTAAGAGCTGGCGCGCGCACTGGGAAAATATCAATACGTTCTTCGGCTATCCGGCCGATATCCGCAAAGCAATCTACACCACGAATGCCATTGAGTCGCTGAACAGCGTTATCCGTGCAGCTATTAAAAAACGAAAGGTATTCCCGACAGACGACTCGGTGCGGAAAGTGATTTATCTGGCGATCNAGGATGCGTCAAAAAAATGGAATATGCCGATCCAGAACTGGCGGCTGGCCATAAGCCGTTTTATTATCGAGTTCGGTGACCGCCTGAGCGATCACNTTTAA
- a CDS encoding H-NS family nucleoid-associated regulatory protein, translating to MSETLKVLNNIRTLRAQAREVSLSELEEMLEKLEAVVNERRDAEAAIASEIKEKEEKLAKYRQMLLEDGIDLSELTSAENTSGKPRAKRAPRPAKYEYTDENGEQKSWTGQGRTPAVIKQALDAGKKLEDFLIK from the coding sequence ATGAGCGAAACGCTGAAAGTATTAAATAACATTCGCACCCTTCGCGCCCAGGCGCGTGAAGTGTCTTTGTCTGAACTGGAAGAGATGCTCGAAAAACTGGAAGCAGTAGTGAACGAAAGACGTGATGCAGAAGCCGCTATCGCTTCTGAGATAAAAGAGAAAGAAGAGAAACTGGCTAAATATCGTCAGATGCTTCTGGAAGACGGTATCGATTTAAGCGAACTGACTTCAGCAGAAAACACATCGGGTAAGCCTCGTGCCAAGCGTGCTCCACGCCCTGCCAAATATGAATATACTGATGAAAACGGTGAACAGAAATCATGGACCGGTCAGGGCCGAACTCCTGCAGTAATTAAGCAGGCTCTGGATGCCGGCAAAAAACTTGAAGATTTTTTAATCAAGTAA